In a single window of the Leptospira barantonii genome:
- a CDS encoding LA_2219 family laminin/E-cadherin/plasminogen-binding protein: MSFIKSKSNLKNAILFFAVALSLFVTSCSTTTKTPEGESVKHESVPNPAGDNEVVLDEEGREVSLNTGDPASFLKPSKDPMEYFRVHITSDGYQLRQLRGSKYIKRKVDKGGDALISEELVRFNKINFVDDGIIIVVLNGNTGAFETIRFNTRVPRINDLAKIVQNDVTRWSMEHSEEKPVVTKFQIHYSLELKNKVGSNRDVVKEELKKEVIRRK; the protein is encoded by the coding sequence ATGTCGTTTATCAAATCAAAATCCAATCTTAAGAACGCGATCCTTTTTTTCGCGGTGGCTCTGAGTTTATTCGTTACGTCCTGTTCCACGACCACAAAAACTCCCGAAGGAGAAAGCGTAAAACACGAGTCGGTTCCGAATCCGGCCGGAGACAACGAGGTTGTTTTGGACGAGGAAGGAAGGGAAGTTTCCTTGAACACGGGCGATCCCGCTTCTTTTCTAAAACCGTCCAAGGATCCGATGGAATATTTCCGAGTTCATATCACAAGCGACGGTTATCAATTGCGTCAGCTCCGAGGATCCAAGTATATCAAACGAAAAGTGGATAAGGGCGGGGATGCACTGATCAGCGAGGAATTGGTTCGTTTTAATAAGATCAATTTCGTGGACGACGGAATCATCATCGTTGTGTTAAACGGAAATACCGGGGCTTTTGAAACGATTCGTTTTAACACGAGGGTTCCCCGTATCAACGATCTTGCTAAAATCGTTCAGAACGACGTAACACGTTGGTCCATGGAACATTCGGAAGAAAAACCGGTCGTCACCAAGTTTCAAATTCATTATTCTTTGGAATTGAAAAACAAGGTTGGTTCCAACAGGGATGTGGTTAAGGAAGAATTGAAAAAAGAAGTGATCCGCAGAAAATAA
- a CDS encoding acyl-CoA dehydrogenase has translation MSLKEFLTSVPKEEFRSVFKNALPYLVEEGYFQAIAGGSFEEFHKKIYQLGSYPRGIGLGIAIMAQTNVAGKILKFVSEGFVNERENNPIPNKKEAIEIGSQLLAEVASGKNIVSMGVSESGWKGRISNIRTSYKIENDRIILDLSKSFLTNGANCNGFLVVAKSPQETFDVIYLDRNVPGLEIEIFDLDYAKEATHCRLKGESISLPSKNLIFLNYHGWAPEIHLSEMLSASALFCGYVELILKTLLREKKDSMDSRIVGNILDIQQLLYSKILELSRRKDTDPDFRIDENHPYGYETALDLIYSWLTDLVSGVELSNLFPDIGLFYSIHPGKTPIYQKNILRKIRSLR, from the coding sequence ATGAGTCTGAAGGAATTCTTAACTTCCGTTCCCAAGGAAGAATTCAGAAGCGTATTTAAAAACGCACTTCCGTATTTGGTGGAAGAGGGTTACTTTCAAGCCATCGCCGGAGGCTCGTTCGAAGAGTTTCATAAAAAAATCTATCAACTCGGTTCCTATCCGAGAGGAATCGGACTCGGAATCGCGATTATGGCTCAGACGAACGTCGCGGGAAAAATTTTAAAATTCGTTTCCGAAGGTTTCGTAAACGAAAGAGAAAACAATCCGATTCCGAATAAAAAAGAAGCGATTGAAATCGGTTCCCAACTCTTGGCCGAAGTCGCTTCCGGAAAAAATATCGTTTCGATGGGCGTCAGCGAATCCGGTTGGAAGGGAAGAATCTCGAACATCCGCACGAGTTACAAAATCGAAAACGATCGTATCATCCTGGATCTTTCCAAATCCTTTTTGACGAACGGAGCGAATTGTAACGGATTTTTAGTCGTGGCAAAGTCTCCGCAAGAGACATTCGACGTGATCTATTTGGATCGAAACGTTCCAGGATTGGAGATAGAAATTTTCGATCTGGACTACGCAAAAGAAGCCACTCATTGCAGGTTAAAAGGCGAATCCATTTCTCTTCCGTCGAAGAATCTGATCTTTTTGAATTATCACGGTTGGGCTCCCGAAATCCATCTTTCCGAAATGTTGTCGGCCTCCGCTCTTTTTTGCGGTTACGTGGAGCTCATTCTAAAAACCCTTTTGCGCGAGAAAAAGGACTCCATGGACTCGAGAATCGTCGGAAACATATTAGACATTCAGCAATTATTATATTCTAAAATACTGGAACTTTCGCGAAGAAAGGACACCGATCCAGATTTTAGAATCGACGAAAATCATCCCTACGGTTACGAAACCGCCCTAGATTTGATTTATTCTTGGCTTACGGATTTGGTGAGCGGAGTGGAATTATCGAATCTATTTCCGGATATCGGTTTGTTTTATTCGATTCATCCCGGCAAAACCCCAATCTATCAAAAGAATATTCTAAGAAAGATTCGATCTTTGCGCTGA
- the mgtA gene encoding magnesium-translocating P-type ATPase, with amino-acid sequence MKEKVKQPPSDHFWSFTREECLERLDSKPNGLSEVEAKNRLFRFGENRLSSKKQSSSIGLFFSQFKSPIILLLFFAAGLSIVVRDSTDAIIILGIVFVSGILGFWQERGAMNAVSKLLAMVQIRVGVIRDSALKEIPLEEVVPGDILKLSAGDIIPADCILLESKDLFVNEATLTGETFASEKFTEVVSEDSPLSKRTNSLWMGTHVVSGEGKALVVKTGKETEFGKISERLKLRPMETEFEAGVRKFGFFLLHVTLLLVIAIFVVNVFLHKPVLESFLFSLALAVGLTPQLLPAIISINLSHGAKKMAEKKVIVKRLAAIENFGNMNIICSDKTGTLTEGIVKLQSALDIYGNENKEVALNAFLNASFETGFVNAIDQSIRTDLNFDIAEFVKTDEIPYDFLRKRLSILVSHSGGHRMITKGALVNVLDICNFAKTEDGSQIEIEKVKDQILQKYEDLGKLGNRILGIAIKEIGERSKIEKSEEENLVFLGLLSFFDPPKKNVELTVSNLKNLGVSLKVITGDNRFVASSLCSRIGLENPNTLCGPELEKMSNEALIQKVGEVDVFAEVEPNSKERIIIALKKAGNVVGYIGDGINDVSALHSADVGISVEKAVDVAKNAADLVLLEKDLEVLVDGVKEGRTTFANTLKYVFMATSANFGNMFSMAGVSLFLPFLPLLPKQILLTNFLTDFPEMTIATDRVDTEMISSPKRWDIGAIRKFMVVFGMVSSFFDYLTFGVLQWVLHVNHDQFRTGWFIESVVSASLIVLVIRTRNAFFASRPGTPLFLTTLSIVLLTITIPYTPIAGLFGLVPLPPEFLALLVGIIVLYVTVAEITKRIFYKKVAI; translated from the coding sequence ATGAAAGAAAAAGTCAAACAACCTCCCTCCGATCATTTTTGGAGTTTTACTCGGGAAGAATGTCTCGAACGATTGGATTCAAAACCGAACGGGTTATCGGAGGTTGAGGCTAAGAATCGACTTTTTCGTTTTGGGGAGAATCGTCTTTCCTCCAAAAAACAATCCTCTTCGATCGGTTTGTTTTTTTCTCAGTTTAAAAGCCCGATCATTCTTCTTTTGTTTTTTGCGGCCGGACTTTCCATCGTAGTACGCGATTCTACCGATGCGATCATCATCTTAGGAATCGTTTTTGTAAGCGGCATACTCGGCTTCTGGCAGGAACGAGGAGCCATGAACGCTGTGAGCAAACTTTTGGCAATGGTTCAAATCCGAGTCGGTGTGATTCGAGATTCCGCGTTGAAAGAAATTCCATTGGAAGAAGTTGTGCCGGGCGACATTCTAAAACTGAGCGCAGGTGATATCATTCCCGCGGATTGTATTCTCCTTGAATCCAAGGATTTATTCGTGAACGAGGCGACTCTTACGGGTGAAACATTCGCCTCCGAAAAATTTACGGAAGTTGTTTCGGAAGATTCTCCCTTATCCAAAAGAACGAATTCTCTATGGATGGGAACACACGTTGTGAGCGGAGAAGGAAAGGCGCTCGTCGTTAAAACGGGAAAGGAAACCGAATTCGGAAAAATTTCGGAACGTCTGAAATTGCGTCCGATGGAGACCGAGTTCGAGGCCGGTGTTCGTAAGTTCGGATTTTTTTTGCTTCACGTAACTCTTCTTTTGGTCATCGCAATTTTTGTGGTAAACGTTTTTCTTCACAAACCCGTACTGGAATCCTTTCTATTCTCTCTGGCATTGGCGGTCGGATTGACCCCGCAACTTCTTCCCGCGATCATCAGCATCAATCTTTCTCACGGTGCAAAAAAAATGGCCGAGAAAAAGGTAATCGTCAAACGACTTGCGGCGATCGAAAATTTCGGAAACATGAACATCATCTGTTCCGATAAAACCGGAACGCTGACGGAAGGAATCGTAAAACTTCAATCGGCTCTGGATATTTACGGAAACGAAAACAAGGAAGTCGCGTTAAACGCATTCTTAAACGCTTCCTTTGAAACCGGATTCGTAAACGCGATCGACCAATCCATTCGAACCGATTTGAACTTCGACATTGCCGAGTTCGTCAAAACGGATGAAATTCCGTATGATTTCTTGAGAAAAAGGTTGAGCATCCTCGTTTCCCATTCGGGCGGGCATAGGATGATCACGAAGGGCGCCCTCGTAAACGTATTAGATATTTGTAATTTTGCAAAAACGGAAGACGGTTCTCAAATAGAAATCGAAAAAGTAAAGGACCAAATTCTTCAGAAATACGAGGATTTGGGAAAACTGGGAAATCGAATCTTAGGAATCGCGATCAAAGAAATCGGCGAGAGATCCAAAATCGAAAAATCGGAAGAGGAGAATCTGGTTTTCTTAGGACTTCTTTCCTTTTTTGATCCTCCGAAAAAGAACGTGGAACTAACGGTATCCAATCTGAAAAATTTGGGAGTTTCGTTGAAAGTGATCACGGGGGACAATCGATTTGTAGCGAGCAGTCTTTGTTCCAGAATCGGATTAGAAAATCCGAATACTCTTTGCGGTCCCGAACTGGAAAAGATGAGCAACGAGGCCTTGATTCAGAAAGTGGGCGAGGTCGACGTTTTTGCGGAAGTGGAACCCAACAGTAAGGAAAGAATCATCATCGCTTTGAAAAAGGCCGGTAATGTGGTCGGATATATCGGCGACGGAATCAACGACGTATCCGCACTTCATTCCGCCGATGTCGGGATTTCGGTGGAGAAGGCAGTGGACGTCGCAAAGAACGCGGCCGATCTTGTCCTGTTGGAAAAGGATTTAGAGGTTTTGGTCGACGGGGTAAAAGAAGGTCGGACCACATTTGCAAATACTTTAAAGTACGTTTTTATGGCTACCAGCGCGAACTTTGGAAACATGTTCAGTATGGCCGGAGTTTCCTTGTTTCTTCCGTTTTTACCGCTGTTGCCGAAACAAATTCTACTCACTAATTTTTTGACCGACTTTCCCGAAATGACGATCGCAACCGACCGAGTCGATACGGAAATGATATCCTCTCCAAAACGCTGGGACATCGGAGCGATTCGAAAATTTATGGTCGTATTCGGAATGGTAAGTTCCTTTTTCGATTATCTAACCTTCGGTGTTTTACAATGGGTTCTACACGTAAATCACGATCAGTTTAGAACGGGTTGGTTTATAGAATCCGTCGTATCCGCTTCGTTGATCGTTCTTGTGATTCGAACGAGAAACGCATTTTTCGCGAGTAGGCCGGGAACACCTTTGTTTTTGACCACTCTTTCCATCGTCCTGCTTACGATTACGATTCCATATACGCCGATCGCAGGTTTGTTTGGATTGGTTCCTCTTCCTCCCGAATTTTTGGCGCTTCTTGTAGGAATCATCGTTCTTTATGTGACAGTCGCGGAAATCACCAAAAGGATTTTTTACAAGAAGGTAGCGATCTGA
- a CDS encoding cation diffusion facilitator family transporter, with protein MDDFFQLHHVERSQEKGLKRSILLAILVSLCIFFVELFGGIQSGSIALLADAGHIITDAIALSLSFIAVVLASRKPNHRFSFGYYRIEILTSLLNSILIFGISFYIFYEAIERFQNQKEILSFQMVFYSSLGILLNLLSAWILFRFSSENINIKSAYVHVLSDLLSTAGVLIGSILIYFTNWNWIDPLISVLISVLILRSAWGIFKESLFVLLESSPQTFEIPHILEHIRKIDGIQGILDYHFWAITRGVHACTLRVAVNDLKNGDKIVFQCNRILKSEFGIDFVTVQCELSDLTRKISELPVLDSHGTHDHHGHGHHHHH; from the coding sequence ATGGACGATTTTTTTCAACTCCATCACGTAGAAAGAAGTCAGGAGAAAGGTCTTAAAAGATCGATTCTTCTGGCGATTCTCGTTTCGCTTTGTATCTTCTTTGTAGAACTTTTCGGAGGAATTCAAAGCGGAAGTATCGCTCTTCTTGCGGACGCGGGGCATATCATCACCGACGCGATCGCTTTGTCCTTATCGTTTATCGCGGTTGTTTTGGCTTCGAGAAAACCGAATCACAGATTTTCATTCGGTTATTACCGGATTGAAATCCTCACGTCCCTTTTGAATTCGATTCTAATATTCGGGATTTCGTTTTATATCTTTTACGAAGCCATCGAAAGATTTCAAAACCAAAAAGAAATCTTAAGTTTTCAAATGGTTTTTTACAGTTCCCTCGGAATTCTTTTGAATCTTCTCAGCGCTTGGATTTTATTTCGGTTTAGTAGCGAGAATATCAACATCAAATCCGCGTATGTTCATGTTTTGAGCGACCTTCTTTCCACTGCGGGTGTGTTGATCGGTTCGATTCTAATTTATTTTACGAATTGGAACTGGATCGATCCGTTGATTTCCGTTTTGATTTCGGTTTTGATCCTTCGTTCCGCTTGGGGAATTTTCAAGGAAAGTCTTTTCGTTCTTTTGGAATCCTCTCCGCAAACATTCGAAATCCCTCATATTCTCGAACATATCCGAAAGATCGACGGAATTCAAGGGATCTTGGATTATCATTTCTGGGCGATTACGAGAGGGGTTCACGCCTGCACGTTGCGTGTTGCAGTGAACGATCTCAAGAACGGCGACAAGATCGTCTTTCAGTGCAATCGGATTTTAAAATCGGAATTCGGAATCGATTTCGTTACGGTTCAATGCGAACTGTCGGATTTGACTCGGAAAATTTCGGAATTGCCCGTTTTGGATTCGCACGGAACCCACGATCATCACGGGCACGGACATCATCACCATCACTGA
- a CDS encoding DoxX family protein, whose protein sequence is MESQTVSKGQLWTGRILSGLAIAFLLMDGVGKFFLDQMPKEAMEDAAKLAYPNSIMPWLGTTLIICTLLYAFPKTSVLGAILLTGYLGGAVASHVRILNPWLSHILFPVYLGFFIWGGLYLRTPELRALVPWKK, encoded by the coding sequence ATGGAATCACAAACCGTTTCAAAAGGTCAACTCTGGACCGGAAGAATTTTAAGCGGACTCGCGATTGCGTTCTTACTCATGGACGGGGTTGGAAAATTTTTCCTCGATCAAATGCCCAAAGAAGCCATGGAAGACGCGGCAAAACTCGCTTATCCCAATAGTATCATGCCTTGGCTCGGCACCACGCTTATCATCTGCACACTGTTATACGCGTTCCCAAAAACTTCCGTCTTAGGCGCGATCTTATTGACCGGATATTTGGGCGGTGCGGTCGCTTCTCACGTTCGAATTCTAAATCCATGGCTCAGCCATATTCTATTTCCCGTATATTTAGGATTCTTTATATGGGGCGGTTTGTATCTGAGAACCCCCGAGTTACGCGCGCTTGTTCCCTGGAAGAAATAA
- the uvrA gene encoding excinuclease ABC subunit UvrA, whose translation MQEIRIRGAREHNLKNINVDIPRDKLVVITGLSGSGKSSLAFDTIYAEGQRRYVESLSAYARQFLGQMEKPDLDLIEGLSPAISIEQKTTHRNPRSTVGTVTEIYDYLRLLYARVGKPHCPECGTPIQSMSIDQITARVLAFPQGTKLQILAPVIAGKKGEHKDVLEKIRKDGFNRVRINGEIRTLDEEIVLKKNFKTSIEIVVDRIVMKDGIRSRLADSVETALKQSEGLVILDDGSKDHILSQKMACPNGHDIGFTVLSPRMFSFNSPYGACETCDGLGSLLEFDEDLLVNDPELSLVDGCIEAWAGSKSNGFWFMATLKSLSDSLKFKMNTPWKDLPEKTRQTVLYGDKKIKIEYDFRGANSHYEFTKEYEGVIPNLQRRYKETKSDSMRQWFESYMTNHPCPSCKGKRLKRESLSVKVHNVPVDEFTSYSIEKALNFVQNLKVTGSEEVIAKPILKEIHQRLSFLNDVGVGYLTMERSAGSLSGGEAQRIRLATQIGSRLMGVLYILDEPSIGLHQRDNTKLISTLKNLRDLGNTVLVVEHDHETMEESDWLIDMGPGAGVHGGSVVCAGTPTEVANHKNSLTGKYLSGRLSVPIPAKLRDGNGNQLQIVGAKENNLKNIDVNLPLGKLVVITGVSGSGKSTLINDILYNAAAHKVMKMKTLAGKHKTIKGFENIDKIINIDQSPIGRTPRSNPATYTGLFTPIREMFANLEEAKLRGYGPGRFSFNVSGGRCETCEGDGILKIEMHFLPDVYVTCEVCKGKRYNQETLEVRYKGKNIFDVLEMTVEDANDFFENIPIVKRKLETLLEVGLGYIRLGQPATTFSGGEAQRIKLATELSKRPTGKTLYILDEPTTGLHFEDVRHLSEVLHTLVDRGNSMIVIEHNLDVIKQADWIVDMGPEGGDGGGLVIAEGTPKDVSKIKNSYTGQYLKKVFASDKKKLVEVL comes from the coding sequence TTGCAGGAAATTCGGATTCGAGGAGCGAGAGAGCATAACCTTAAGAATATCAACGTGGATATTCCGAGGGACAAACTCGTTGTCATTACTGGTTTATCGGGTTCCGGCAAATCTTCACTCGCTTTTGATACGATCTACGCGGAAGGTCAAAGAAGGTATGTGGAAAGTTTATCCGCATACGCCAGACAATTCCTGGGTCAGATGGAAAAACCCGATTTGGATCTGATCGAGGGTCTTTCTCCCGCGATTTCCATCGAACAAAAAACGACTCATAGAAACCCGAGATCCACCGTCGGAACAGTTACCGAAATCTACGACTATCTCAGACTTTTATACGCGCGTGTCGGAAAACCGCATTGTCCCGAATGTGGAACTCCGATTCAATCCATGTCCATCGATCAGATCACCGCGCGGGTTCTTGCGTTTCCGCAAGGAACCAAACTTCAAATTCTCGCTCCCGTAATCGCGGGAAAAAAAGGGGAACACAAAGACGTTCTCGAAAAGATCCGCAAAGACGGTTTCAATCGGGTGAGAATCAACGGTGAAATCCGTACCCTCGACGAGGAAATCGTACTCAAGAAAAATTTTAAAACCTCCATCGAGATCGTCGTCGATCGAATCGTGATGAAGGATGGAATCCGAAGCAGACTCGCCGATTCCGTGGAAACCGCTCTCAAACAATCCGAAGGACTCGTGATTTTGGACGACGGTTCCAAGGATCACATTCTTTCTCAGAAGATGGCCTGTCCGAACGGACACGATATCGGATTTACCGTACTTTCACCGAGAATGTTCTCATTCAATTCTCCTTATGGAGCCTGCGAGACCTGCGACGGTCTCGGAAGTTTGTTGGAGTTCGACGAAGATCTTTTGGTGAACGATCCGGAACTTTCTTTGGTCGACGGTTGTATCGAGGCCTGGGCGGGTTCCAAGAGCAACGGCTTTTGGTTTATGGCGACTCTGAAGTCCTTATCCGATTCATTAAAGTTCAAGATGAACACACCTTGGAAGGATCTCCCCGAAAAAACGAGACAAACGGTTCTTTACGGAGATAAGAAAATAAAAATCGAATACGATTTTAGAGGTGCGAACTCTCATTACGAATTCACGAAAGAATACGAGGGCGTAATTCCGAATCTTCAGAGAAGATATAAGGAAACCAAATCGGATTCCATGCGTCAGTGGTTCGAATCGTATATGACGAATCATCCGTGTCCTTCTTGTAAGGGCAAACGTCTAAAACGGGAAAGTCTTTCCGTAAAGGTGCATAACGTTCCCGTGGACGAATTCACTTCGTATTCCATTGAAAAGGCTTTGAACTTTGTACAAAATCTTAAAGTCACCGGATCCGAAGAAGTCATCGCAAAACCGATTCTAAAGGAAATTCATCAGAGACTTTCCTTTTTAAACGATGTCGGAGTCGGTTATCTCACCATGGAAAGAAGCGCGGGTTCCTTATCGGGTGGAGAAGCGCAAAGAATCCGTCTCGCGACTCAGATCGGATCTAGACTGATGGGAGTTCTTTACATTCTCGACGAACCTTCCATCGGTTTGCATCAGAGAGACAATACTAAGCTGATTTCCACTCTTAAAAATCTGAGAGATCTCGGCAATACCGTGTTAGTCGTAGAACACGATCACGAAACCATGGAAGAATCGGATTGGTTGATCGACATGGGACCGGGAGCTGGAGTTCACGGAGGTTCGGTTGTTTGTGCCGGAACTCCGACCGAAGTAGCCAATCATAAAAATTCTCTGACCGGAAAATATCTTTCGGGAAGATTGAGCGTTCCGATTCCTGCGAAACTCAGGGATGGAAACGGAAATCAGCTCCAGATCGTCGGAGCGAAGGAAAACAATCTCAAGAACATAGACGTAAACCTTCCGCTTGGAAAGTTAGTCGTCATTACGGGGGTTTCCGGTTCCGGTAAATCTACCTTGATCAACGACATTCTTTACAACGCCGCGGCTCACAAGGTTATGAAGATGAAAACCTTGGCTGGTAAACACAAGACGATCAAAGGTTTTGAAAACATAGATAAGATCATCAACATCGATCAATCGCCGATCGGAAGAACTCCTCGTTCCAACCCAGCAACTTATACCGGACTGTTTACTCCGATTCGGGAAATGTTCGCAAATCTGGAAGAAGCAAAGTTGCGGGGTTACGGTCCTGGTAGATTCAGCTTTAACGTAAGCGGCGGAAGATGCGAAACCTGCGAAGGCGACGGTATTCTCAAGATAGAAATGCACTTTTTACCGGACGTTTACGTGACCTGCGAGGTCTGCAAAGGAAAACGATACAACCAAGAAACATTAGAAGTTCGTTATAAAGGGAAGAATATATTCGACGTCCTCGAAATGACCGTAGAAGACGCGAACGACTTTTTCGAAAACATCCCGATCGTAAAACGAAAACTCGAAACTCTTTTGGAAGTCGGTCTCGGTTATATACGACTCGGTCAACCGGCGACCACATTCTCGGGCGGAGAAGCGCAAAGAATCAAACTCGCCACGGAACTTTCCAAACGCCCCACCGGAAAAACGTTGTATATCCTGGACGAACCTACGACCGGGCTTCACTTCGAAGACGTTAGACACCTTTCCGAGGTTCTTCACACTCTTGTCGATCGTGGAAATTCCATGATCGTGATCGAACACAACTTGGACGTAATCAAACAAGCGGACTGGATCGTGGACATGGGACCCGAAGGCGGAGACGGAGGCGGTCTTGTCATCGCGGAAGGAACTCCGAAAGACGTTTCAAAAATAAAAAATTCCTATACGGGTCAATATCTTAAGAAAGTCTTTGCTTCCGATAAGAAAAAGTTGGTCGAGGTATTATGA
- a CDS encoding OmpA family protein → MKPFLKSYLFISLSLILSVNSVSADAFYYPWEYNKVYNEKIALEIELDSLRTRYRNETENSKKERLEFDSKIRSLEELLAREKEFRAKDNDLSEEKLKALENQIAVLKAKSSNKEKELIEENERQARKFRELLENLKEELERERAACQKKTEALQKEYEKKIADLEARVLSLNDEISKLKNLSDNQKKELDRLADQANELESKLTDEIKKGQIRLKRFHNRLVINIDDKISFDSGSADLKKQILPALDKIKEILGNYPGNLIIIEGHTDNIPIRTKKFSDNWQLSGERALSVLHYFLESKNLDPRNFSLAGYGEFQPIVSNDTPENRALNRRVDIVVVPR, encoded by the coding sequence ATGAAACCGTTTCTGAAATCCTATCTATTTATTTCCCTTTCTCTGATTCTTTCCGTAAACTCCGTTTCCGCCGATGCGTTTTATTATCCTTGGGAATACAACAAGGTGTATAACGAGAAGATCGCCTTGGAAATCGAATTGGATTCTTTAAGAACCCGATACAGAAACGAAACCGAAAATTCCAAAAAGGAACGTTTGGAATTCGATTCCAAGATCCGTTCTTTGGAGGAATTACTCGCAAGAGAAAAAGAATTCAGAGCCAAGGACAACGATCTCTCCGAGGAAAAACTCAAAGCACTGGAGAATCAAATCGCCGTTCTCAAAGCGAAAAGTTCCAATAAGGAAAAGGAACTGATCGAAGAAAACGAAAGACAGGCCCGTAAGTTTCGTGAACTTCTCGAAAACTTAAAAGAAGAACTGGAACGAGAAAGAGCGGCTTGTCAGAAAAAGACGGAAGCGCTTCAAAAAGAATACGAGAAAAAGATCGCGGACTTGGAGGCGAGAGTTCTTTCCTTAAACGACGAAATTTCCAAACTGAAAAATCTTTCCGACAATCAGAAAAAGGAACTCGATCGTCTCGCGGATCAAGCGAACGAACTCGAAAGTAAACTCACGGACGAAATCAAAAAGGGTCAGATCCGTTTGAAACGTTTTCACAATCGTCTTGTCATCAACATCGACGATAAGATTTCATTTGATTCGGGTTCGGCCGATCTGAAAAAACAAATTCTTCCCGCGTTGGATAAAATCAAAGAAATCCTCGGAAACTATCCGGGCAATCTCATCATCATCGAAGGACATACGGATAACATTCCGATTCGTACCAAAAAATTCTCGGACAACTGGCAACTTTCCGGCGAACGCGCGTTATCAGTTCTTCATTACTTTTTGGAAAGTAAGAATTTGGATCCGAGAAACTTCTCTCTCGCCGGTTACGGAGAATTTCAACCGATCGTTTCCAACGATACGCCCGAAAACAGAGCGCTCAACCGAAGAGTGGACATCGTAGTCGTTCCGCGTTGA
- the mgtE gene encoding magnesium transporter, with amino-acid sequence MEEKGVSQGLLSEKANPSSLEWIEFFSEKIKAGENAFLDRFLKLNHPADIAEVLEKLEEDEAFYVFRRCDSELQSSILVEFDEEFQADLISRFQMKEISPILENLETDELSNLISEFPREKAEEILNSIDEEDSSQVRKQLTFREYTAGRLMNTVFASAVETDTVRKAIIKLRKIAKETDDIYHLYLTDEDNILKGYVKLKNLFLAPLNTKVHRLMKTGFTSIHYDTDQEEVAKIFRKYDLVSAAVVDDLGRILGRITVDDILDIVHEEASEDILRLGGVSEEEKLSSSVLTSARRRMVWLLINLGTASLAASVVSFFGATIEKYVLLASLMPIVAGMGGNAGTQSITLIVRNLATGDLTPENWKSAIRKEGLVGLLNGLMVGVTAGIIVYLFTGNFVLSMVMFMALQANLIIAAVIGTSIPLLLRVLGIDPAIASSIFVTTFTDVFGFFCFLGLATIFIQML; translated from the coding sequence ATGGAAGAAAAAGGAGTCAGCCAAGGCCTACTTTCGGAAAAAGCGAATCCTTCTTCTTTGGAATGGATCGAATTCTTCTCCGAAAAAATCAAAGCGGGTGAGAACGCTTTTTTAGATCGTTTTCTCAAACTCAATCACCCCGCGGACATCGCCGAGGTTCTGGAAAAACTCGAAGAGGACGAAGCCTTCTACGTCTTCAGACGATGCGATTCCGAACTGCAGAGTTCGATCTTAGTCGAGTTCGACGAAGAGTTCCAAGCGGATTTAATTTCCCGTTTTCAGATGAAAGAAATTTCTCCGATCTTGGAGAACTTGGAAACGGACGAACTCTCCAATCTCATTTCCGAATTTCCAAGAGAGAAGGCGGAAGAAATCCTCAACTCGATCGACGAGGAAGATTCTTCCCAGGTCAGAAAACAACTTACCTTCCGTGAATACACCGCCGGTCGTTTGATGAACACGGTCTTCGCTTCCGCCGTAGAAACAGACACGGTGAGAAAGGCGATCATCAAACTCAGAAAGATCGCAAAAGAAACGGACGACATCTATCATTTATATCTTACGGACGAAGACAATATACTCAAGGGCTATGTGAAGCTAAAGAATTTATTTCTGGCTCCGCTCAACACGAAGGTTCATCGTCTGATGAAAACCGGGTTCACATCCATTCACTACGATACCGATCAGGAAGAAGTCGCGAAGATCTTCCGAAAATACGATTTGGTTTCCGCGGCGGTCGTGGATGATCTCGGAAGAATTTTGGGAAGAATCACCGTGGACGACATTTTGGATATCGTTCACGAAGAGGCATCCGAGGACATTCTCCGTTTGGGAGGGGTTTCGGAAGAGGAGAAGTTATCTTCCTCCGTTCTTACTTCCGCAAGAAGAAGAATGGTCTGGCTTTTGATCAACTTGGGAACGGCTTCCCTTGCGGCTTCCGTGGTTTCGTTCTTCGGAGCGACGATTGAAAAATACGTGTTACTCGCTTCTTTGATGCCGATCGTAGCCGGGATGGGAGGAAACGCGGGAACTCAATCGATCACTCTCATCGTAAGAAACCTGGCGACCGGAGATCTTACTCCGGAAAACTGGAAATCCGCGATTCGAAAGGAAGGTCTTGTCGGTTTATTAAACGGCCTTATGGTAGGCGTAACGGCGGGAATCATAGTCTATCTTTTTACAGGGAATTTCGTCCTTTCCATGGTTATGTTTATGGCCTTACAAGCGAATCTCATAATCGCCGCTGTGATCGGAACCTCGATCCCGTTGTTGTTGAGGGTTTTGGGAATCGATCCCGCGATCGCGTCCTCGATTTTTGTGACTACGTTTACGGACGTGTTCGGGTTTTTCTGCTTTTTGGGATTGGCCACGATCTTCATTCAAATGTTATGA